From Atribacteraceae bacterium, a single genomic window includes:
- the rplQ gene encoding 50S ribosomal protein L17 yields MRHRKGRKKLGRTTSHRQSMVSNMLISFIKAGRVETTEVKSKFLKQEFEKTMSLAIRGETADYREILTRVKDREAFKMLTRKLVPRFKEKQGGYCRIIKTRQRRGDAAPMALVEILNE; encoded by the coding sequence ATGAGGCACCGTAAGGGCAGAAAAAAACTGGGTCGAACCACTTCCCATCGCCAGAGCATGGTGTCCAACATGCTCATTTCTTTTATCAAAGCAGGAAGAGTCGAGACGACCGAGGTGAAAAGCAAATTCCTCAAACAGGAATTTGAGAAGACAATGTCTTTGGCCATACGTGGTGAAACGGCCGATTATCGGGAAATCCTGACCCGGGTAAAAGATAGGGAAGCATTCAAAATGCTGACTCGGAAGCTTGTGCCCCGCTTTAAAGAGAAACAGGGCGGCTATTGCCGGATCATCAAGACTCGCCAGAGACGCGGTGATGCGGCACCAATGGCGCTGGTTGAAATTTTGAACGAATAA